Proteins found in one Oncorhynchus mykiss isolate Arlee chromosome 17, USDA_OmykA_1.1, whole genome shotgun sequence genomic segment:
- the LOC110494960 gene encoding NCK-interacting protein with SH3 domain isoform X2 — MYRSLYAFRSAEPNSLHFGAGEGFLILERSNKHWWLGSRCSSGETGYVPASYIERIQAPEQDEVLQSIDRAIEGIHNVAMKNGGKYNLEQRDVLQKLIHHRKETLSRRSPTPSSHKQGLPSSTSELSLSHTPQPPNGVSRTLSESTDNVQGLYQVPPQPRRAAPITPPPPEKQRASRRPEFSIPPPPGPTPPAGTGLSPSVSSASLDSVSSHSVVSSDVSLTSVASTPPPVPSRVKPPPHPPDDLPPSTPSPQPVPSKKGHAPQPPPPQPTPPPQPTPPPQPSTEDQTETDWPLAPPSVAESTPGSPSHSEPVPGTTGAELIELVRSNTGLSYELSRVAVGVVVGHLQTTLPQASSALEKVLLSLVESKDQRSALPQGQVCHDEQRLEVILGDLARHVDDSQQRSWALYEDHSLIACYLEELLKILTDADPVVCKRMCRVNHSEPVLSLVSYYQMVRDSTPPPSLLFSCCPPKRTTLLEHRVSLRLLLLKVFGAMCSLDSALISTLLNSILPMELARDLQTDTQEHQKMCYTALVLTMIFSMGEQVPYHHYEHLNASFVQFLLDVVEEGLPSDPTEQLPDLCVNLILAFNLHLTVPSSNVIMQTLIKKNVKLFSEKIVLLLNRGDDPVCVFKHAPPAPHSVLKFLQDVFASRDSANIFYRADMMVMIDIAVRCISDLSPGEKLRMEYLALMHSVMRSTDYLEHRHRLSDLQGALQRILREDDSGADEGGATAKQMDKLIVQEIYKEFPQIRDT; from the exons ATGTATCGGTCTCTGTATGCTTTCCGATCCGCGGAGCCCAACTCGCTCCACTTCGGGGCCGGGGAGGGCTTTCTGATCCTGGAACGCAGCAACAAACACTGGTGGCTCGGATCGCGCTGCAGTTCGGGCGAAACCGGCTACGTTCCCGCTTCTTACATTGAAAGGATTCAG GCTCCGGAGCAGGATGAAGTGTTACAGTCTATCGACAGGGCCATCGAAGGGATCCATAACGTGGCCATGAAGAACGGGGGCAAATACAACCTGGAGCAGCGAGACGTGCTACA GAAGTTGATCCATCACAGGAAGGAGACCCTGTCAAGGCGAAGTCCAACTCCATCCAGTCACAAGCAGGGCCTGCCCTCATCTACCAGCGAACTGTCCCTCAGCCACACCCCTCAACCACCCAATGGTGTCAGCCGCACCCTGTCAGAGAGTACCGACAATGTTCAAGGGCTTTACCAG GTGCCTCCTCAGCCCCGCCGTGCAGCACCCataacccctccccctcctgaGAAACAAAGAGCCAGCCGACGCCCAG aattttccattcctcctcctcctggcccTACCCCTCCTGCCGGGACTGGCCTGTCCCCCTCTGTCAGCTCCGCCTCCCTGGACTCTGTCTCCTCCCACTCGGTGGTGTCCTCTGATGTCAGCCTGACAAGCGTTGCCAGCACCCCGCCCCCAGTGCCAAGCCGTGTGAAGCCCCCACCCCATCCTCCAGACGACCtgcccccctctaccccctctccccaGCCAGTTCCCTCAAAGAAGGGCCATGCCCCCCAACCTCCACCACCACAGCCCACTCCACCACCACAGCCCACTCCACCACCACAGCCCAGCACCGAGGACCAAACAGAAACCGACTGGCCTCTTGCCCCGCCCTCTGTCGCTGAAAGCACCCCCGGAAGCCCCTCTCACTCAGAGCCTGTTCCCGGGACAACAGGGGCGGAGCTTATTGAGCTGGTTCGGAGCAACACGGGCCTGAGTTACGAGCTGTCTCGGGTGGCGGTGGGTGTGGTCGTGGGTCACCTGCAGACCACCCTTCCTCAAGCCTCCTCTGCCTTAGAGAAGGTCCTCCTCTCATTGGTAGAGAGCAAG GATCAGAGATCTGCGTTGCCACAGGGACAAGTGTGTCACGATGAACAGCGCCTGGAGGTCATCTTAGGCGACCTCGCCCGTCACGTTGACGACTCTCAGCAGCGCAGCTGGGCCCTTTACGAAGACCACTCCCTCATCGCATGTTACCTGGAGGAGCTGCTGAAGATACTG aCGGATGCAGATCCAGTGGTGTGTAAGAGGATGTGCAGGGTCAACCACTCTGAGCCAGTGCTGTCACTAGTGTCCTACTATCAGATGGTAAGAGATTCTACTCCACCACCGTCGCTACTGTTCTCCTGTTGCCCACCCAAGAGGACCACACTATTG GAGCACCGAGTGTCTCTACGCCTGCTGTTGCTCAAGGTGTTTGGGGCGATGTGTAGCCTGGACTCTGCCCTCATCTCCACCCTCCTCAACTCCATCCTGCCCATGGAGCTGGCCAGAGACCTGCAGACTGACACACAGG AGCATCAGAAGATGTGCTACACAGCCTTGGTCCTGACTATGATCTTCTCTATGGGGGAGCAGGTGCCATATCACCACTATG AGCACTTAAACGCTAGCTTTGTTCAGTTCCTGCTAGATGTGGTAGAGGAGGGTCTTCCCTCTGACCCCACGGAACAGCTCCCTGACCTCTGCGTCAACCTCATCCTGGCCTTCAACCTGCACCTCACAG tgcccAGCAGCAACGTGATAATGCAGACTTTGATCAAGAAAAACGTGAAGCTCTTTTCTGAGAAAATAGTGCTGCTACTAAACCGAGGAG atgACCCTGTGTGTGTCTTTAAACATGCTCCCCCTGCCCCACACTCAGTTCTTAAGTTCCTGCAGGATGTCTTCGCCAGCAGAGACTCTGCTAACATCTTCTACCGCGCGGacatgatggtgatgatagaTATCGCTGTTCGATGCATCTCTGACCTCTCACCTGGGGAAAAG tTGAGAATGGAGTACCTCGCGCTCATGCACTCCGTCATGCGCTCCACAGACTACCTGGAGCACCGGCACCGCCTCTCCGACCTGCAGGGCGCGCTGCAAAGGATTCTAAGAGAGGACGACTCGGGAGCGGACGAGGGCGGGGCCACAGCCAAACAGATGGATAAGCTAATAGTGCAGGAGATCTACAAGGAATTCCCTCAGATCAGAGACACCTAG
- the LOC110494960 gene encoding NCK-interacting protein with SH3 domain isoform X1, translated as MYRSLYAFRSAEPNSLHFGAGEGFLILERSNKHWWLGSRCSSGETGYVPASYIERIQAPEQDEVLQSIDRAIEGIHNVAMKNGGKYNLEQRDVLQKLIHHRKETLSRRSPTPSSHKQGLPSSTSELSLSHTPQPPNGVSRTLSESTDNVQGLYQVPPQPRRAAPITPPPPEKQRASRRPAEFSIPPPPGPTPPAGTGLSPSVSSASLDSVSSHSVVSSDVSLTSVASTPPPVPSRVKPPPHPPDDLPPSTPSPQPVPSKKGHAPQPPPPQPTPPPQPTPPPQPSTEDQTETDWPLAPPSVAESTPGSPSHSEPVPGTTGAELIELVRSNTGLSYELSRVAVGVVVGHLQTTLPQASSALEKVLLSLVESKDQRSALPQGQVCHDEQRLEVILGDLARHVDDSQQRSWALYEDHSLIACYLEELLKILTDADPVVCKRMCRVNHSEPVLSLVSYYQMVRDSTPPPSLLFSCCPPKRTTLLEHRVSLRLLLLKVFGAMCSLDSALISTLLNSILPMELARDLQTDTQEHQKMCYTALVLTMIFSMGEQVPYHHYEHLNASFVQFLLDVVEEGLPSDPTEQLPDLCVNLILAFNLHLTVPSSNVIMQTLIKKNVKLFSEKIVLLLNRGDDPVCVFKHAPPAPHSVLKFLQDVFASRDSANIFYRADMMVMIDIAVRCISDLSPGEKLRMEYLALMHSVMRSTDYLEHRHRLSDLQGALQRILREDDSGADEGGATAKQMDKLIVQEIYKEFPQIRDT; from the exons ATGTATCGGTCTCTGTATGCTTTCCGATCCGCGGAGCCCAACTCGCTCCACTTCGGGGCCGGGGAGGGCTTTCTGATCCTGGAACGCAGCAACAAACACTGGTGGCTCGGATCGCGCTGCAGTTCGGGCGAAACCGGCTACGTTCCCGCTTCTTACATTGAAAGGATTCAG GCTCCGGAGCAGGATGAAGTGTTACAGTCTATCGACAGGGCCATCGAAGGGATCCATAACGTGGCCATGAAGAACGGGGGCAAATACAACCTGGAGCAGCGAGACGTGCTACA GAAGTTGATCCATCACAGGAAGGAGACCCTGTCAAGGCGAAGTCCAACTCCATCCAGTCACAAGCAGGGCCTGCCCTCATCTACCAGCGAACTGTCCCTCAGCCACACCCCTCAACCACCCAATGGTGTCAGCCGCACCCTGTCAGAGAGTACCGACAATGTTCAAGGGCTTTACCAG GTGCCTCCTCAGCCCCGCCGTGCAGCACCCataacccctccccctcctgaGAAACAAAGAGCCAGCCGACGCCCAG cagaattttccattcctcctcctcctggcccTACCCCTCCTGCCGGGACTGGCCTGTCCCCCTCTGTCAGCTCCGCCTCCCTGGACTCTGTCTCCTCCCACTCGGTGGTGTCCTCTGATGTCAGCCTGACAAGCGTTGCCAGCACCCCGCCCCCAGTGCCAAGCCGTGTGAAGCCCCCACCCCATCCTCCAGACGACCtgcccccctctaccccctctccccaGCCAGTTCCCTCAAAGAAGGGCCATGCCCCCCAACCTCCACCACCACAGCCCACTCCACCACCACAGCCCACTCCACCACCACAGCCCAGCACCGAGGACCAAACAGAAACCGACTGGCCTCTTGCCCCGCCCTCTGTCGCTGAAAGCACCCCCGGAAGCCCCTCTCACTCAGAGCCTGTTCCCGGGACAACAGGGGCGGAGCTTATTGAGCTGGTTCGGAGCAACACGGGCCTGAGTTACGAGCTGTCTCGGGTGGCGGTGGGTGTGGTCGTGGGTCACCTGCAGACCACCCTTCCTCAAGCCTCCTCTGCCTTAGAGAAGGTCCTCCTCTCATTGGTAGAGAGCAAG GATCAGAGATCTGCGTTGCCACAGGGACAAGTGTGTCACGATGAACAGCGCCTGGAGGTCATCTTAGGCGACCTCGCCCGTCACGTTGACGACTCTCAGCAGCGCAGCTGGGCCCTTTACGAAGACCACTCCCTCATCGCATGTTACCTGGAGGAGCTGCTGAAGATACTG aCGGATGCAGATCCAGTGGTGTGTAAGAGGATGTGCAGGGTCAACCACTCTGAGCCAGTGCTGTCACTAGTGTCCTACTATCAGATGGTAAGAGATTCTACTCCACCACCGTCGCTACTGTTCTCCTGTTGCCCACCCAAGAGGACCACACTATTG GAGCACCGAGTGTCTCTACGCCTGCTGTTGCTCAAGGTGTTTGGGGCGATGTGTAGCCTGGACTCTGCCCTCATCTCCACCCTCCTCAACTCCATCCTGCCCATGGAGCTGGCCAGAGACCTGCAGACTGACACACAGG AGCATCAGAAGATGTGCTACACAGCCTTGGTCCTGACTATGATCTTCTCTATGGGGGAGCAGGTGCCATATCACCACTATG AGCACTTAAACGCTAGCTTTGTTCAGTTCCTGCTAGATGTGGTAGAGGAGGGTCTTCCCTCTGACCCCACGGAACAGCTCCCTGACCTCTGCGTCAACCTCATCCTGGCCTTCAACCTGCACCTCACAG tgcccAGCAGCAACGTGATAATGCAGACTTTGATCAAGAAAAACGTGAAGCTCTTTTCTGAGAAAATAGTGCTGCTACTAAACCGAGGAG atgACCCTGTGTGTGTCTTTAAACATGCTCCCCCTGCCCCACACTCAGTTCTTAAGTTCCTGCAGGATGTCTTCGCCAGCAGAGACTCTGCTAACATCTTCTACCGCGCGGacatgatggtgatgatagaTATCGCTGTTCGATGCATCTCTGACCTCTCACCTGGGGAAAAG tTGAGAATGGAGTACCTCGCGCTCATGCACTCCGTCATGCGCTCCACAGACTACCTGGAGCACCGGCACCGCCTCTCCGACCTGCAGGGCGCGCTGCAAAGGATTCTAAGAGAGGACGACTCGGGAGCGGACGAGGGCGGGGCCACAGCCAAACAGATGGATAAGCTAATAGTGCAGGAGATCTACAAGGAATTCCCTCAGATCAGAGACACCTAG
- the LOC110494960 gene encoding NCK-interacting protein with SH3 domain isoform X3, protein MYRSLYAFRSAEPNSLHFGAGEGFLILERSNKHWWLGSRCSSGETGYVPASYIERIQAPEQDEVLQSIDRAIEGIHNVAMKNGGKYNLEQRDVLQKLIHHRKETLSRRSPTPSSHKQGLPSSTSELSLSHTPQPPNGVSRTLSESTDNVQGLYQVPPQPRRAAPITPPPPEKQRASRRPAEFSIPPPPGPTPPAGTGLSPSVSSASLDSVSSHSVVSSDVSLTSVASTPPPVPSRVKPPPHPPDDLPPSTPSPQPVPSKKGHAPQPPPPQPTPPPQPTPPPQPSTEDQTETDWPLAPPSVAESTPGSPSHSEPVPGTTGAELIELVRSNTGLSYELSRVAVGVVVGHLQTTLPQASSALEKVLLSLVESKDQRSALPQGQVCHDEQRLEVILGDLARHVDDSQQRSWALYEDHSLIACYLEELLKILTDADPVVCKRMCRVNHSEPVLSLVSYYQMEHRVSLRLLLLKVFGAMCSLDSALISTLLNSILPMELARDLQTDTQEHQKMCYTALVLTMIFSMGEQVPYHHYEHLNASFVQFLLDVVEEGLPSDPTEQLPDLCVNLILAFNLHLTVPSSNVIMQTLIKKNVKLFSEKIVLLLNRGDDPVCVFKHAPPAPHSVLKFLQDVFASRDSANIFYRADMMVMIDIAVRCISDLSPGEKLRMEYLALMHSVMRSTDYLEHRHRLSDLQGALQRILREDDSGADEGGATAKQMDKLIVQEIYKEFPQIRDT, encoded by the exons ATGTATCGGTCTCTGTATGCTTTCCGATCCGCGGAGCCCAACTCGCTCCACTTCGGGGCCGGGGAGGGCTTTCTGATCCTGGAACGCAGCAACAAACACTGGTGGCTCGGATCGCGCTGCAGTTCGGGCGAAACCGGCTACGTTCCCGCTTCTTACATTGAAAGGATTCAG GCTCCGGAGCAGGATGAAGTGTTACAGTCTATCGACAGGGCCATCGAAGGGATCCATAACGTGGCCATGAAGAACGGGGGCAAATACAACCTGGAGCAGCGAGACGTGCTACA GAAGTTGATCCATCACAGGAAGGAGACCCTGTCAAGGCGAAGTCCAACTCCATCCAGTCACAAGCAGGGCCTGCCCTCATCTACCAGCGAACTGTCCCTCAGCCACACCCCTCAACCACCCAATGGTGTCAGCCGCACCCTGTCAGAGAGTACCGACAATGTTCAAGGGCTTTACCAG GTGCCTCCTCAGCCCCGCCGTGCAGCACCCataacccctccccctcctgaGAAACAAAGAGCCAGCCGACGCCCAG cagaattttccattcctcctcctcctggcccTACCCCTCCTGCCGGGACTGGCCTGTCCCCCTCTGTCAGCTCCGCCTCCCTGGACTCTGTCTCCTCCCACTCGGTGGTGTCCTCTGATGTCAGCCTGACAAGCGTTGCCAGCACCCCGCCCCCAGTGCCAAGCCGTGTGAAGCCCCCACCCCATCCTCCAGACGACCtgcccccctctaccccctctccccaGCCAGTTCCCTCAAAGAAGGGCCATGCCCCCCAACCTCCACCACCACAGCCCACTCCACCACCACAGCCCACTCCACCACCACAGCCCAGCACCGAGGACCAAACAGAAACCGACTGGCCTCTTGCCCCGCCCTCTGTCGCTGAAAGCACCCCCGGAAGCCCCTCTCACTCAGAGCCTGTTCCCGGGACAACAGGGGCGGAGCTTATTGAGCTGGTTCGGAGCAACACGGGCCTGAGTTACGAGCTGTCTCGGGTGGCGGTGGGTGTGGTCGTGGGTCACCTGCAGACCACCCTTCCTCAAGCCTCCTCTGCCTTAGAGAAGGTCCTCCTCTCATTGGTAGAGAGCAAG GATCAGAGATCTGCGTTGCCACAGGGACAAGTGTGTCACGATGAACAGCGCCTGGAGGTCATCTTAGGCGACCTCGCCCGTCACGTTGACGACTCTCAGCAGCGCAGCTGGGCCCTTTACGAAGACCACTCCCTCATCGCATGTTACCTGGAGGAGCTGCTGAAGATACTG aCGGATGCAGATCCAGTGGTGTGTAAGAGGATGTGCAGGGTCAACCACTCTGAGCCAGTGCTGTCACTAGTGTCCTACTATCAGATG GAGCACCGAGTGTCTCTACGCCTGCTGTTGCTCAAGGTGTTTGGGGCGATGTGTAGCCTGGACTCTGCCCTCATCTCCACCCTCCTCAACTCCATCCTGCCCATGGAGCTGGCCAGAGACCTGCAGACTGACACACAGG AGCATCAGAAGATGTGCTACACAGCCTTGGTCCTGACTATGATCTTCTCTATGGGGGAGCAGGTGCCATATCACCACTATG AGCACTTAAACGCTAGCTTTGTTCAGTTCCTGCTAGATGTGGTAGAGGAGGGTCTTCCCTCTGACCCCACGGAACAGCTCCCTGACCTCTGCGTCAACCTCATCCTGGCCTTCAACCTGCACCTCACAG tgcccAGCAGCAACGTGATAATGCAGACTTTGATCAAGAAAAACGTGAAGCTCTTTTCTGAGAAAATAGTGCTGCTACTAAACCGAGGAG atgACCCTGTGTGTGTCTTTAAACATGCTCCCCCTGCCCCACACTCAGTTCTTAAGTTCCTGCAGGATGTCTTCGCCAGCAGAGACTCTGCTAACATCTTCTACCGCGCGGacatgatggtgatgatagaTATCGCTGTTCGATGCATCTCTGACCTCTCACCTGGGGAAAAG tTGAGAATGGAGTACCTCGCGCTCATGCACTCCGTCATGCGCTCCACAGACTACCTGGAGCACCGGCACCGCCTCTCCGACCTGCAGGGCGCGCTGCAAAGGATTCTAAGAGAGGACGACTCGGGAGCGGACGAGGGCGGGGCCACAGCCAAACAGATGGATAAGCTAATAGTGCAGGAGATCTACAAGGAATTCCCTCAGATCAGAGACACCTAG
- the slc25a20 gene encoding mitochondrial carnitine/acylcarnitine carrier protein yields MSKQQAISPGKNFFAGGFGGVCLVFAGHPLDTIKVRIQTMPVPGPGESPLYRGTFDCFKQTLAKEGFKGLYKGMAAPIIGVTPMFAVCFFGFGLGKKLQQKTPDDVLTYPQLFAAGMLSGVFTTAIMAPGERIKCLLQIQAAKGEVKYAGPMDCVKQLYKESGIRGIYRGTALTLMRDVPASGMYFMTYEWLKRLLTPEGKSPNELSVPSVLFAGGMAGIFNWAVAIPPDVLKSRFQTAPEGKYPNGFRDVLRELLREEGVASLYKGFTAVMLRAFPANAACFLGFEMAMKFLNWAAPGL; encoded by the exons ATGTCTAAACAGCAGGCGATAAGTCCAGGGAAGAACTTCTTTGCTGGGGGCTTTGGGGGTGTCTGCTTGGTCTTCGCTGGACATCCACTTGATACCATAAAA GTGCGCATTCAGACCATGCCTGTGCCCGGCCCTGGCGAGAGCCCCCTGTATAGAGGCACTTTTGATTGTTTCAAACAGACCCTTGCCAAAGAG GGGTTCAAAGGCCTGTACAAAGGCATGGCAGCCCCTATCATTGGAGTCACACCCATGTTCGCTGTCTGCTTCTTCGGCTTTGGCCTGGGCAAGAAACTACAACAGAAAACCCCTGACGATGTCCTTAC GTATCCACAGCTGTTTGCTGCCGGCATGCTGTCAGGCGTGTTCACCACAGCCATCATGGCCCCTGGAGAACGTATCAAGTGTCTCCTACAG ATCCAGGCGGCCAAAGGGGAGGTGAAGTATGCTGGGCCCATGGACTGTGTGAAGCAGCTGTACAAAGAGAGTGGGATCAGGGGAATCTACAGAGGCACTGCTCTCACCCTCATGAGAG ACGTGCCAGCCAGTGGGATGTATTTCATGACCTATGAGTGGTTGAAGCGCCTCCTCACACCAGAGGGCAAGAG CCCCAATGAGCTGAGTGTTCCTAGTGTTCTATTCGCTGGAGGGATGGCAGGAATCTTTAACTGGGCCGTGGCCATTCCCCCTGATGTACTCAAGTCTCGCTTCCAGACAG ccccTGAAGGGAAGTACCCTAATGGTTTCCGGGATGTTCTACGAGAGCTACTGAGGGAGGAGGGCGTGGCCTCTCTGTACAAAGGCTTCACCGCTGTCATGCTCAGAGCTTTCCCTGCCAATGCA GCTTGTTTCCTTGGGTTTGAAATGGCCATGAAGTTCCTGAACTGGGCAGCACCCGGTCTGTGA
- the prkar2ab gene encoding protein kinase, cAMP-dependent, regulatory, type II, alpha, B, with protein MMSIEIPVGLKDMLQGYTVEVLRQRPTDLVEFAIQYFTRLQECRKHDQHAKDSPVNSARKGVAFDSNSFESDEDEDSDDYMPPPTPNKYSRRVSVCAEAYNPDDDEDDDFEPRVVHPKSDEQRRRLQDACRDILLFKTLDQEQFSEVLDGMFEVLVKPQEHIIDQGDDGDNFYVIERGVYDIIVLIDGVGKCVGKYDNKGSFGELALMYNTPRAATIMANQEGALWGLDRATFHRLIVKNNAKKRKMYEAFIECVPLLKSLELSERMKIVDVVGMRVFSDGECILTQGDKADCFYIVESGEVKIMIISKTKAGQQGNAEVEIARCSRGQYFGELALVANKPRAASVYAMGVTKCLVIDIQAFERLLGSCKEIMKRNISQYENQLVALFGSSVDLKH; from the exons ATGATGAGCATCGAGATACCTGTTGGTTTGAAGGACATGCTGCAAGGATACACTGTGGAGGTACTACGGCAGAGACCGACAGATTTGGTTGAATTCGCAATCCAATATTTCACGCGTCTTCAAGAGTGCCGAAAACACGACCAACATGCTAAAGACAGCCCGGTCAATTCTGCTCGAAAGGGGGTGGCTTTTGATAGTAATTCGTTTGAATCAGATGAAGATGAGGACTCTGATGACTATA tgcCACCTCCCACCCCAAATAAATACAGTCGCAGAGTATCTG TGTGTGCGGAGGCCTACAACCCAgacgatgatgaggatgatgactTTGAGCCAAGGGTGGTACACCCCAAATCAGATGAGCAGCGTCGCAGACTCCAGGACGCCTGCCGAGATATATTACTGTTTAAAACCCTCGACCAG GAGCAGTTCTCAGAGGTGCTGGATGGCATGTTTGAGGTGTTGGTCAAACCACAGGAGCACATTATAGACCAGGGGGATGACGGAGACAACTTCTATGtcatagagag GGGCGTGTATGATATTATTGTGCTGATTGACGGAGTTGGGAAATGTGTGGGGAAGTATGACAACAAGGGAAGTTTTGGGGAGCTGGCGCTCATGTACAACACCCCACGTGCTGCCACCATCATGGCCAACCAGGAGGGGGCACTGTGGGGACTG GATCGGGCCACATTTCATAGACTCATAGTGAAAAACAATGCCAAGAAGAGGAAGATGTACGAAGCCTTCATTGAGTGTGTACCCCTTCTAAAGTCTCTCGAG CTCTCTGAGAGGATGAAGATTGTTGATGTCGTGGGAATGAGAGTGTTCAGTGATGGGGAGTGCATCTTAACACAG GGGGATAAGGCAGATTGCTTCTATATTGTGGAGTCTGGGGAGGTGAAGATCATGATAATAAGCAAA ACTAAGGCAGGGCAGCAGGGTAATGCAGAGGTGGAGATTGCACGCTGCTCTAGGGGCCAATACTTTGGAGAGCTGGCTCTGGTCGCCAACAAACCACGCGCAGCCTCCGTCTACGCCATGGGAGTTACCAAGTGCTTGG TAATAGACATTCAGGCATTTGAGCGTTTGCTGGGTTCCTGTAAGGAGATTATGAAGAGGAACATTTCCCAATATGAGAACCAGCTGGTAGCTCTGTTTGGTTCTAGTGTAGATTTGAAACATTAA